The following proteins are encoded in a genomic region of Desulfosporosinus youngiae DSM 17734:
- the ppdK gene encoding pyruvate, phosphate dikinase produces MNKKYVYLFQEGKASMRDLLGGKGANLAEMTQIGLPVPPGFTITTEACNEYYNNGEKFPEGIWEQVWPALAEVEKVSDKLFGDKKNPLLVSVRSGAKFSMPGMMDTVLNLGLNDDTVEALTANTQNERFAWDCYRRFIQMFGDVVLEVEHYNFEQILETAKEKQGVRYDSELSAESLKWMVSEYKKKIERKTGAPFPMDPREQLKQAVIAVFRSWNNDRANVYRKINNIPHDIGTAVNVQSMVFGNMGSDSGTGVAFTRNPSTGESVLYGEYLMNAQGEDVVAGIRTPNPIATLAQENPEIYQQFVDISKRLEAHYRDMQDIEFTIERGKLYMLQTRNGKRTASAAIRVAVELFHEGVITKEEAVMRIEPDQLDHLLHRRMDTDAKLQVVAKGLPASPGAASGRIVLSAEEAERLGNLGEKVILVRTETTPDDIRGILAAQGILTSRGGMTSHAAVVSRHMGKPAVCGCDALKIDYTQGLVAIDGAEYPQGTIMSIDGATGRVIKGEVSMVDPELSEGFKEFLSWADEISRLKVMANADSPTEAKNARDFGAVGIGLTRTEHMFMDPERIPIVQEMILAQTLEERENALAKLLPMQEEDFYGILKAMQGFPVTIRLLDPPLHEFLPHSEELVVEITKLRMSKDNPDALQAKESLLRKVRALSELNPMLGHRGCRLGVSFPEITVMQARAIFQASARLVKEGYDIHPEVMIPLVMGKEEFLMMRKLVDDTAAEVMKEQNVQIQYHVGTMIEVPRAALLADEIGKVADFFSFGTNDLTQMTMGLSRDDAQGKFLPTYLDKNLLKTDPFVVLDRDGVGKLINIGVNLGRNANSNLGLGICGEHGGEPNSVEFCHIVGLDYVSCSPFRVPIARLAAAQAAIGTGNLGQK; encoded by the coding sequence ATGAATAAGAAGTATGTATACTTATTTCAAGAAGGTAAAGCTTCTATGCGCGACTTGTTGGGAGGAAAAGGAGCTAATTTAGCAGAGATGACCCAAATCGGTCTGCCGGTTCCTCCGGGATTTACGATTACAACCGAAGCGTGTAATGAGTATTACAACAATGGGGAGAAGTTCCCGGAAGGTATTTGGGAGCAAGTCTGGCCGGCTTTGGCTGAAGTTGAGAAAGTTTCAGATAAACTTTTTGGGGATAAGAAAAACCCGCTCCTTGTATCAGTCAGGTCCGGGGCGAAGTTCTCGATGCCGGGTATGATGGATACCGTTCTTAATTTGGGACTGAATGATGATACTGTAGAAGCCTTGACTGCTAACACGCAAAACGAGCGTTTCGCTTGGGATTGTTACCGCCGCTTTATCCAAATGTTTGGAGATGTGGTCTTAGAAGTAGAACATTATAACTTTGAACAGATTTTAGAAACTGCCAAAGAGAAACAAGGAGTTCGCTATGACTCCGAACTCTCCGCCGAGAGTCTCAAATGGATGGTCAGTGAATATAAGAAAAAAATCGAACGTAAAACCGGTGCCCCCTTTCCCATGGATCCCAGGGAACAGCTAAAGCAAGCTGTTATCGCCGTTTTTCGTTCGTGGAATAATGATCGTGCCAATGTGTATCGTAAAATTAACAATATCCCTCATGATATCGGAACGGCCGTTAATGTTCAATCCATGGTTTTCGGAAACATGGGCTCCGATTCAGGAACAGGCGTGGCCTTTACCCGCAACCCATCCACTGGGGAAAGTGTATTGTATGGTGAATATCTGATGAATGCCCAAGGGGAAGACGTGGTAGCCGGTATACGGACGCCAAACCCGATTGCCACCTTGGCTCAGGAAAATCCGGAAATCTATCAGCAGTTTGTCGATATCTCCAAGCGCTTAGAGGCTCATTATCGGGATATGCAGGATATAGAATTTACCATTGAACGGGGCAAACTCTATATGCTCCAAACCCGAAACGGCAAACGAACAGCTTCAGCGGCGATCCGTGTAGCGGTGGAACTTTTCCATGAAGGCGTGATCACCAAAGAGGAAGCAGTAATGAGGATTGAACCGGACCAGTTAGACCACTTATTACATCGCCGCATGGATACGGATGCCAAGCTGCAAGTGGTGGCTAAAGGGCTTCCGGCTTCTCCGGGGGCCGCATCCGGCAGAATTGTCCTAAGCGCAGAGGAAGCGGAACGCTTAGGTAATTTAGGGGAGAAAGTGATTCTGGTTCGGACGGAAACCACCCCCGATGATATCCGTGGCATTTTGGCTGCCCAAGGTATATTAACCAGTCGCGGCGGTATGACGAGTCATGCGGCGGTCGTTTCCCGTCATATGGGTAAGCCTGCTGTCTGCGGATGCGACGCCTTGAAGATTGACTATACTCAAGGTTTAGTTGCTATTGATGGGGCAGAGTATCCTCAAGGAACGATTATGTCCATTGATGGAGCCACCGGGCGAGTCATCAAGGGAGAAGTATCCATGGTCGATCCGGAGCTGAGCGAAGGATTTAAAGAGTTCCTAAGCTGGGCTGATGAAATTTCCCGGCTCAAGGTCATGGCAAATGCAGATAGTCCGACGGAAGCGAAGAACGCTCGGGATTTCGGAGCAGTTGGGATCGGATTGACTCGGACGGAGCATATGTTTATGGACCCCGAACGGATACCGATCGTGCAGGAGATGATCCTGGCACAAACCTTGGAAGAGCGGGAAAATGCTTTAGCGAAGCTCTTACCGATGCAGGAAGAAGACTTCTATGGTATTTTGAAAGCTATGCAGGGCTTCCCTGTGACTATTCGCTTGCTTGATCCTCCCCTCCATGAGTTTCTCCCCCATTCTGAGGAATTGGTTGTAGAGATCACGAAACTCAGAATGAGCAAAGATAATCCGGATGCTTTACAGGCCAAAGAGTCCTTACTGCGCAAGGTTAGGGCTTTATCCGAACTAAATCCCATGCTTGGCCACAGGGGTTGCCGTCTGGGGGTCTCCTTCCCGGAAATCACAGTTATGCAAGCCCGGGCCATCTTCCAGGCCAGCGCTCGCTTGGTAAAGGAAGGGTATGACATTCATCCGGAAGTCATGATCCCGCTCGTTATGGGAAAAGAAGAATTCCTGATGATGCGTAAGCTGGTGGATGACACCGCGGCTGAAGTAATGAAAGAACAAAATGTTCAAATTCAATATCACGTTGGAACCATGATTGAGGTACCGCGGGCGGCTCTCCTGGCGGATGAGATCGGAAAAGTTGCAGACTTCTTCTCCTTTGGCACGAATGATCTCACTCAGATGACCATGGGCTTGTCCCGTGATGATGCTCAAGGAAAGTTCCTGCCGACTTATCTGGATAAGAATCTCTTGAAAACAGATCCTTTCGTTGTGCTTGATCGGGATGGGGTAGGGAAGCTGATCAATATTGGTGTCAATTTGGGCAGAAACGCCAACTCTAATCTCGGCCTAGGTATTTGTGGCGAGCACGGTGGGGAACCTAACTCTGTCGAATTCTGCCATATCGTTGGACTCGATTATGTCTCTTGTTCCCCCTTCCGTGTACCCATAGCGCGCTTGGCCGCCGCTCAGGCAGCAATAGGGACGGGCAATCTGGGGCAAAAATAA
- a CDS encoding pyruvate, water dikinase regulatory protein yields MATQTSVIYVISDALGETAEFVSRAAAAQFIGVKTRIRRVPYVRDQVHLEDIMEEAAAEQAILVYTLVLKDLREYLEKRASERGLKTVDILGPLIGVIASQTGMDPTHTPNIIHRLDEQYFRKVEAIEFAVKYDDGKDPRGVLFADVVLIGVSRTSKTPLSMYLAHKGLKAANIPLVPEVNPPDELFSISSRKIIGLTLRPELLNQIRTERLKTLGLGATADYANLDRIMRELEYARGIMKRIGCPIIDATGKAVEETASIVLEILFKGDRNE; encoded by the coding sequence GTGGCCACTCAAACGTCTGTAATTTATGTCATTTCTGATGCACTTGGAGAGACGGCTGAGTTTGTAAGTCGGGCGGCAGCGGCACAATTTATTGGTGTAAAAACTCGGATTCGCCGGGTTCCCTATGTACGGGATCAGGTGCATTTAGAAGATATTATGGAAGAAGCTGCGGCTGAGCAAGCTATCTTGGTTTATACCCTTGTACTAAAGGACCTTCGGGAATACTTGGAGAAAAGGGCGTCAGAGAGAGGGCTCAAAACCGTCGATATATTAGGGCCGCTTATTGGAGTCATTGCCAGTCAAACCGGTATGGATCCTACCCATACTCCGAACATTATCCATCGTTTAGATGAACAGTATTTCCGGAAGGTGGAGGCTATCGAATTCGCTGTCAAATATGATGACGGCAAAGATCCCCGCGGGGTTCTTTTTGCAGACGTTGTTCTGATCGGTGTCTCAAGAACCTCAAAAACCCCGCTTAGCATGTATTTGGCACATAAAGGTCTCAAGGCCGCAAACATTCCTTTAGTTCCCGAAGTTAACCCCCCCGATGAACTGTTTAGTATTTCGTCGCGGAAAATAATCGGGTTAACCTTACGTCCAGAATTACTCAACCAAATTCGAACAGAGCGCTTAAAAACCCTTGGCTTGGGTGCGACTGCGGATTACGCTAACCTGGATCGAATTATGCGAGAGTTGGAATATGCCCGGGGCATCATGAAACGTATCGGCTGCCCAATTATTGACGCTACCGGGAAAGCGGTTGAAGAAACCGCGAGTATTGTATTAGAGATATTATTTAAGGGGGACAGAAATGAATAA